In Paenibacillus dendritiformis, the DNA window GCGGAACGGGAGCTTACGTATGCCCCTGCTTCCGGTTCCGCCCCTTCAGGCGCTGGGCTTCCCTTCGCGCTTCCATGACCGGCTCGCGGTCCCTCAGCTTATGGCGGTGAAGAATGCTCTCGTCTTGCTCGCTGCCCGTGCTGCACCACGGCCAGCCCCGGGCGAGACAACGGGCCTCGCAGAGAGCCGCCAGCCCGGGATCGGCAAGGGGGAAGTTCCACTCGGCATATGTCCTGTCCCGAAGACCCCCATGACGATATGCCTCCACCCGCTCCGTCAATTGAGAGACAAGCTCCTTCCCATTGATCCCCAGCTCCGCCCATGCAACCGATGGAGCGTGGGCCAGCGCGCTGCGCAGCATTTTGCCGGCCCCCGCCAGATTGCCTCTGCGCTCATGGTACAAGCCGACCGCGATCTGGACGAGCGTCAGCCACCAGACTTTGCGTTCGGCCGATGACTCCGCCTTCCATTGTTCCTCCATAATCTCGTGGCATTCGAACCAATCCCTTGTGCCGTGGAATTCCAGCATATATTCGATGTACGCGGTCGGATACTCCATTCGGCTCCCCCTCTCATCTATCCGGATTCGGCAATCCCGCGAAGCGCGGATGGTAAACCGTAACAAATCCACCTCAACCGTCCGTTTTTTTATGATTTGCAGCACAGACAATTTCATTGTAGCAAGTTCAATATTTTTTTGAAACCTCTTTCGGGACGGCCCGTATTAGTATCGGATACATCTATTCTACTGGAGGAGGCAGTTCATGCGTAAATGGATTATCGTGATGATGGCGTTCCTGCTCGTGTTTGCGGTGACAACGCCATCGCTGGTGGATGCCAAGCGGGGGGGATCATTCCGTTCGGGCGTGAAGAAGTATCAACCCGCTCCGAAGAAGGCGGAGACGAACAACCAGGTGAATCGTTCGGACTCGACCGGCAATACCAAGACAACCGGCACGAATACGACCGCGAACCGAGGATTTTTCAGCGGCGGCAGCTTCATGAAGGGCCTGATGATCGGCGGATTGGCCGGTATGCTGTTCGGAGGATTGTTCGGCAACATGGGCTTCTTCGGAGAAATTTTGGGATTGCTGGTGAATCTCATGGCGCTCTTCGCCCTGTTCATGCTCGTCGTCATGGTCTTCCGCAAATTCAAGGATCGGCGCAAGCCGCCGCGGCCGGAAAGCGGGCGGTGGGACTAAATGCAGCTTCGCATCAGCATGGATGAGATCGTGAATGCCGTGTGCTTGCACCTGGCGATGCGCAGACAGGTTCAACCGACGGATATTGAAGTCGAGCTCTGTTGGGATGAGGAACACGGATTCACCGCCGAGGTGTGGGTGAACGGCCGGCATCAATACTTGGTCGAGACGAACCTGCTGGAAGCGATCGAGCAATACGTCTACAAGGAATACGGGCAGCGTGCCTTCCGGCACCAGATTCGCCTGGAAGTAGATGATGAGATCTGGGCTCAAGTCGATACCAGCCTATAATTGTTGCGGACAGGGAGGGCAGCCCGAGCTTGCCTTCCCTGCCCTGGCATCACATTCATACATGCAGGCGGCAGACAGAAAAACGAATACGTTTTTCACGTTTCGCCGTTTTTTTTCATTATTTTCTGCCTCCATTTCATGCCTTGCGTAACATTTTTTTTCGATTTGTAACAACATTGTCTTATGATTTTAATGTTCATTTAATGTTCCTTTCGTAGAATGACTATAACGGAAATAATCAGAAGTTGAAGGAGGTCCGTTACTATGAAAACTGTCTATATCGATTTTCAGGAGCGTAAAATTCCCGTGTTTTGCACAAATATATCGCACAAAAATACATTCACGCTGCTAATGGAAGCATTGAACACGAAGGTGCGTACAGGCAAGAAAGCCATCAAGACCTGCCTCGAATCCTTGATCAGCATCGAGATCATCGGGTCGGAGGCGATCCTGCACTCCAAGCGGGAGATGGACTCGCTCGCGCTGTCACTGTATTGAGTCGGCTTGGACATGTCCTCCGCCTCGAATCGAATAGGGAACTTCGCCTGAACCTGAACGCGGCGTCTGTCCTTACATCGGACAGGCGCCGTTTTATGTCGGAACGCCCCTATCCTGCTTGGGGCGCGTGCAAGAGGCCACTCTCATTCACTTCCTCCTATGAAAACCCAGGTATAGATTGTCATCATCTGACAACATTCGCTATAATGGGAAGAAGAGCGGAGGGGATGACCGGTAATGAAGGACGTACGGATATTAATCGTTGATGACGAATGGGAAATCACCGAGCTTATCTCGTTGTATTTGAGGCGTGAAGGGTATCAGGTCTTCGTGGCGGATAACGGATATTCTGCCTTGCACATGGTCAAGGAGACCAATCCGGATCTCATCATTCTCGATATTTTGCTGAAGTCGCTGGATGGCTACGAAGTGTGCAAGGAAATACGCAAAACATCCTCCGTCCCGATCCTGTTTATCAGCTGCAAAAGCGAGGACATGGATATTATTATGGGTCTGACTGTAGGCGGCGATGATTATATCACGAAGCCGTTCAGCCCCGGCCAGCTGGTGGCCAGAGTCAAGGCTCACTTGCGCAGAACGCAGCAGTCCTATTCGATCCTGCCTGCACCATCTGCTCACCACTTGCAATATGGCGAACTAGAGATCAATCTGCTCAGCCACGACGTGAAGGTCGGCGGCAGGACCGTCTCGCTGTCTGCGAAGGAATTCGATCTGTTGACCTATCTCGCCAAATCCCCGAACAAAGTATTCAAGCTCGAACAGCTGTATCAGCATATATGGAATTCCGAGAGCTTCGGCGACACGCGCACGCTGATGGTGCACATTAGCAATCTGAGGAAAAAAATCGAGCGCGATCCCGCCCACCCCCGTTATATCGTCACCGTTCGAGGCGTAGGCTACAAGTTTCAATATGAGTAAGACCGGCGCGACTGCCCGTATGAAGCCAATGATGCCATGCGGGCATGTTTGCATGCGGATTTTCTGGCGCCCGCCGTTCGGTTATAGTACAATAACGCTTAGTGACTGAAGTCAGAAAGGAAGTAGTGCACGATATGTATATGGCAAAAGATTGGCAAGATTACGAAGTCATCGATACCGGGAGCGGCGAGAAATTGGAACGCTGGGGCGATGTCATCCTGCGCCGCCCGGATCCGCAAATTATATGGCCTATCGACCGGGAGACGAAGCATTGGCACCAGGTTCACGGCCACTACCACCGCAGCTCTTCGGGAGGCGGCAGCTGGGAGATGAAGAAGCCGGTTCCGGAACGCTGGTCGATACAGTACCGAGACTTGAAGTTCCATATCCGTCCGACCAACTTCAAGCATACCGGGCTTTTTCCGGAGCAAGCGGTGAACTGGGCCTGGATGATGGAGAAAATATCGCAGGCGAACCGCCCGATCAAAGTGCTGAATCTGTTCGCCTATACGGGCGGAGCAACCGTCGCATGCGCTTATGCGGGCGCGGAAGTATGCCATGTGGACGCGGCCAAAGGGATGGTGCAGTGGGCCAAAGAAAATGTGCAGTTGTCCGGCCTCGGTTCCCGGCCGGTTCGCTTCATAACGGATGATGTGTTCAAATTCGTGCAGCGCGAGGAGCGCCGCGGCAATAAGTACGACGCCATTATCATGGACCCTCCATCCTATGGCAGAGGTCCCGGCGGCGAAACGTGGAAGCTGGAGCAGAGCTTGTACCCGTTCCTCGCCTCCTGCTTGAAAATCATGTCGGACAACCCGCTGTTCCTGCTTATCAACTCCTATACGACCGGGCTCTCCCCCTCCGTGCTGAGCAATTTGCTCAGCATGACGATGAAGAAGCGGTATGGAGGAAAAATTACGAGCGGCGAGATCGGACTGCCGATCACGCAATCGGGACTGGTGCTTCCATGCGGCATCCTGGGACGCTGGGAGGCATGACTCCCGTGCCGAACATAGACATCCTGCATGAAGACAACCATGTGATCGTCGCCGTCAAGCCGCCGAACCTGCTGTCTCAGGCCGATGATACGGGGGATATGGATATGCTTACGGCGATTAAGCAGGATTTGAAGATACGCCATAACAAGCCGGGCAATGTATACCTTGGCCTCGTTCACCGGCTGGATCGCCCCGTCGGCGGCGCGATGGTGTTTGCGAAGACCTCGAAGTCGGCCTCGCGGCTGTCGGATACGGTCCGCAAGCGGGAGCTGGGCAAGGAATATATCGCCGTCGTGCATGGCGTTCCCGCCTCTCCGCACGGCACCCTGAAGCATACGCTGCTCAAGGATGCCCGGACCAATACGGTCCGCGTCGTCCCTGCCGGAACGGCGGGAGGCAAGGAAGCGGTGCTCGACTATGACGTGCTCGGGAGCGCCGAAGGCATGTCGCTTGTGCGGATTGCGCTGCACACCGGGAGACCCCATCAGATTCGCGTCCAGATGAAGGAATTGGGCTGCCCGCTGTACGGAGATCAGAAATACGGGGCCGAGTTGAATCGGCCGGGCCAGCAGCTTGCGCTCTGGTCGCGGCGGTTGACCTTCCCCCATCCAGTTACGAAGATGGAGATGGAGTTCTATTCCGCCCCGCCTCATGAATACCCTTGGACCATATGGAAGGACAGCATCCTTGGCTGATGCCGCCTTCGTCTCAAGGGAAGGGAGTTGCACACGTTGAACAAGTATCGATGGATAGACGGCAAGAGATTCATTTGCGCCATGCTGGTCATTCTGCTGCTGACGGCCTGCGGATCCCTCGCCCCCAAGCCTCATGCGCATCAGGGGCAGGCAGCCGCGCTGGAGGCGGGAGAGGAGCAACAGGCGGCCCCGGACACTGCCGGGGAGGCGGTGCCGGCATCGACAGACGAGACTGACGCCGCAGCGGAAGCCGAAGAGCCCCCTGCTGAAGCCGAACCGTATACGCTGAGCGGCAGGCTTCTGGCCGTGGGCGATATTATGATGCATTCGCCGCAGTTCCCGGCTTATTTGAATCCGAAGACCGGCAAGTATGATTTCCGCGGGTTCTTCGCGAACGTGAAGCCGATTTTGCATGAAGCCGACTGGTGCTGGGCGAATCTGGAGACCCCTTTGCTTGGGGGCGAGAAGGTGTATACGGGCTACCCGATGTTCAATGCGCCGCCGGAGCTGGCCGACGCATTGAAGGACGCCGGCTTCAACATCGTCACCGCCGCGAACAATCATACATTGGACCGGCGCGAGCGCGGGGCGCTGCGAACGAGAGAAGTGCTGCAGGATCGCGGATTCGTCACGAAGGGCATCTCGGCTTCCCTGTGGGAATCCAAACAGCCGACATTGTTGGAGAAGAACGGGATATCGATGGGGATTCTCGCTTATACATACGGGACGAACGGAATCCCGCTTCCCAAGGATAAGCCCTACCTCGTCTCCCTTATTGACGAAAAGCGCATGATCGAGGATATTCGGAAGACCCGCTCGGCGGGAGCCGATGTCGTGGTCATCGCCCTGCATTTCGGAACCGAGTACGAGCCGAAGCCGAACAAGGAACAGATCCGGCTGGCGCGCAAGCTCGTCCAAGCCGGAGCGGATGTCATTCTTGGCTCGCACCCGCATGTGCTGCAGCCTTATGAGCGCTTGACCGTCAAGGAGAAAGACGGCCAGACGCGGGATGGACTTATTATTTATTCATTGGGTAACTTTATATCGAATCAACGAGGAGACGGCACAGATGTCGGTGTCATCTTCGGCGTCACGATCGAAAAGCAGATGCCGGAAGGGACGATCGAGCTGAAGGATATTTCGGCGGAGCCCACTTGGGTGCACATTCATGGGCCGCATGAAAAACGCAAATATAGCGTCATTCCTCTATCCCCGGTCTTGAAGGATAAGAAGGATACACGGTTCACCAAGCAGCAGCGGGAGCAGATGTCCAACATGAAGCAGCGGGCGGCCAGCCACATCGCCTCCATGTCCGAAGTGCCGGTGCTGCTTCAGGCACTGCCGGCCCGCTAACGAGAACGGCCCCGGCATCACGAGGATTAACGCTTCGTCCCGGCCGCGACCGCCTCTGCATCGGGCGCAGGGGCGGCCGGCTTGTTCGCCAGCTTGCCCAGCAGCAGAATGAGCAGCTGCTGATTATGGGTGGAGATGCGATGCAGCGTATCATTCCAATACGATTCCCGAATCTCGATGCCGCGCCGCATCTCTTGTTCTCCGAACGGGGTAGCCTGAATCCACACGATTCGCCGATCGGCCGAGTCGCGTTCACGCATAATGAGCGCGTTCTTCTCCATCCGATCGAGCAATGTCGTAATCGCTGCCGGAGTCGTCGCCAGATGAGGCAGCAGATCGGAAGGCTTCACCTTGCCGTACTCCGCCACGAGCTCAAGAACGACGAGCTGGCTTTCGGTCAGACTAGGCGCCAGAGCTTCATCCATTACCCCCTTGTAATCCTTCGACAACTTCGACCATAGCTTGGCAAATTCGGTTGCATGCATGTCCGCTGCTTCCCCCTTTTCTCCGTGCCGAGTTCAATTACGCCAATATCCGATTCCCAAAAACAAGTAAATTATACCACATGATCCACGCGCGGTCATCATGTCTGCCGCGCTCTCGTACTTTGTTCCCCTCTCCCGCCTCGGCTCCGGGCCGGATTTGCACGCCGCGGGCCTGGTGCGCATACGATAAGACATAGGCGAATGTCCCGATTGATTTCCATACCGAATAGCGAGGAGGAATGCTGATGAAGTTCACCGATGACGAGCTTATCCATAAGGCCGTGAAGGCCGGGTTCCTGCAGCAAGACCCGCAGTGGGTCGACCGGCTCGATGAACCGGTGCCCCTGCGGGTCCTGTTAGAATGGATAATCCGAATGCATGATGATCTGCATCCTCCGCACAAGCCGTATGATTAATCGCCCCGCGGGACGATCACGACCGCCGCTGTAATTTCTTCCCCTTTGTCCATAGGCACGAGGGAGCGGCCTTGCGCCTTCCGGTCCATCAATGGCGCTTGTTCGGTCAGCAGCGTATGGGCATGTCCCGCATCGGTAATAAACGTAATCGGATAGGCGGTCTTGCTGAAGAAGGCGCCGATCAGGCGGGTTCCATTCGGTTTCACCCGCTTCCCCTCTTTGAACTCGAAGGTAGCGATCCCTTTGCCGCCGCGTCCTTGAGTCGGATAGTCGAGCAGCAGCGAACGCTTGCCCCATCCGAGATCCGATATGACCGTAATTTCTCCTTCGTCTCCCATGACTTGAAGCGCCGCAGCGACATCATCGTCTTCCTTCAGTTGAATGCCGCGCACGCCGCCGGCGGCCCGTCCCATCAGGCTTACCTCTTCTTCGGCGAAGCGGATGGACATCCCCAGCTTCGTGACAAGCATGAGATCGTGCGAACCGTCGCTTGGCAGCACCGTCATCACTTCATCGGACTTGGCGACCTTGCAGGCCGCGATCGCCCCGGAACGGTTCGTCTCGTACTCCTTGAGCAAGGTGCGCTTCACCTGGCCCCGCTTGGTGACGAACAGCAGGGAGGAGTGCTCGTCGGCGAACGATTTGACCGGAATCACGCTCACGATCCGATCTTCCTTCCCGATCGGAATCACATTCACGATCGCCGTGCCGTTGTCCTTCCATTTGAATTCGGGCAGCAGATGAACCGGCAGGGAGAAATATTGCCCCCGCTGCGTGAACAGCAGCAGCCGATCCAGCGTATTGACCTCGAACACTTGGCGGATATAGTCGCCTTCCTTCACGCCGGAGCCTTCCCACTCCCCGCCCGAACGGGTGAACGAGAGCAGACTCGTCCGTTTGATGTAGCCTTCGTTCGATAAGGTCACGATGACATCCTCGGCATTGACGATCACTTCCAGGTTGACCTTGATCTCCTCGACCTCTCCCTGAATGACCGACCGTCTGTCGATGCCGTACTTATTGCGAATCTCGTTCAGTTCCTTCTTAATCACGGAGAGCAGCTTGCGCTCATTGTCCAGTATCGCGCGGAACTCCGTAATTTTTTTCTGGATGTCGTCCAGTTCCTTCGTCAGGGCCGTCAGCTCCAGATTGGTCAGACGGTATAATTGCAGCGTCAGGATGGCATCGGCTTGCCGCTCCGTGAAGCCGTACTTGTCCATCAGATTGGCTTGCGCATCCT includes these proteins:
- a CDS encoding DUF309 domain-containing protein, which gives rise to MEYPTAYIEYMLEFHGTRDWFECHEIMEEQWKAESSAERKVWWLTLVQIAVGLYHERRGNLAGAGKMLRSALAHAPSVAWAELGINGKELVSQLTERVEAYRHGGLRDRTYAEWNFPLADPGLAALCEARCLARGWPWCSTGSEQDESILHRHKLRDREPVMEARREAQRLKGRNRKQGHT
- a CDS encoding YxcD family protein, translated to MQLRISMDEIVNAVCLHLAMRRQVQPTDIEVELCWDEEHGFTAEVWVNGRHQYLVETNLLEAIEQYVYKEYGQRAFRHQIRLEVDDEIWAQVDTSL
- a CDS encoding 3-dehydroquinate dehydratase: MKTVYIDFQERKIPVFCTNISHKNTFTLLMEALNTKVRTGKKAIKTCLESLISIEIIGSEAILHSKREMDSLALSLY
- a CDS encoding response regulator transcription factor, with the translated sequence MKDVRILIVDDEWEITELISLYLRREGYQVFVADNGYSALHMVKETNPDLIILDILLKSLDGYEVCKEIRKTSSVPILFISCKSEDMDIIMGLTVGGDDYITKPFSPGQLVARVKAHLRRTQQSYSILPAPSAHHLQYGELEINLLSHDVKVGGRTVSLSAKEFDLLTYLAKSPNKVFKLEQLYQHIWNSESFGDTRTLMVHISNLRKKIERDPAHPRYIVTVRGVGYKFQYE
- a CDS encoding class I SAM-dependent methyltransferase; protein product: MYMAKDWQDYEVIDTGSGEKLERWGDVILRRPDPQIIWPIDRETKHWHQVHGHYHRSSSGGGSWEMKKPVPERWSIQYRDLKFHIRPTNFKHTGLFPEQAVNWAWMMEKISQANRPIKVLNLFAYTGGATVACAYAGAEVCHVDAAKGMVQWAKENVQLSGLGSRPVRFITDDVFKFVQREERRGNKYDAIIMDPPSYGRGPGGETWKLEQSLYPFLASCLKIMSDNPLFLLINSYTTGLSPSVLSNLLSMTMKKRYGGKITSGEIGLPITQSGLVLPCGILGRWEA
- a CDS encoding RluA family pseudouridine synthase, producing MTPVPNIDILHEDNHVIVAVKPPNLLSQADDTGDMDMLTAIKQDLKIRHNKPGNVYLGLVHRLDRPVGGAMVFAKTSKSASRLSDTVRKRELGKEYIAVVHGVPASPHGTLKHTLLKDARTNTVRVVPAGTAGGKEAVLDYDVLGSAEGMSLVRIALHTGRPHQIRVQMKELGCPLYGDQKYGAELNRPGQQLALWSRRLTFPHPVTKMEMEFYSAPPHEYPWTIWKDSILG
- a CDS encoding CapA family protein — encoded protein: MNKYRWIDGKRFICAMLVILLLTACGSLAPKPHAHQGQAAALEAGEEQQAAPDTAGEAVPASTDETDAAAEAEEPPAEAEPYTLSGRLLAVGDIMMHSPQFPAYLNPKTGKYDFRGFFANVKPILHEADWCWANLETPLLGGEKVYTGYPMFNAPPELADALKDAGFNIVTAANNHTLDRRERGALRTREVLQDRGFVTKGISASLWESKQPTLLEKNGISMGILAYTYGTNGIPLPKDKPYLVSLIDEKRMIEDIRKTRSAGADVVVIALHFGTEYEPKPNKEQIRLARKLVQAGADVILGSHPHVLQPYERLTVKEKDGQTRDGLIIYSLGNFISNQRGDGTDVGVIFGVTIEKQMPEGTIELKDISAEPTWVHIHGPHEKRKYSVIPLSPVLKDKKDTRFTKQQREQMSNMKQRAASHIASMSEVPVLLQALPAR
- a CDS encoding MarR family winged helix-turn-helix transcriptional regulator; this encodes MHATEFAKLWSKLSKDYKGVMDEALAPSLTESQLVVLELVAEYGKVKPSDLLPHLATTPAAITTLLDRMEKNALIMRERDSADRRIVWIQATPFGEQEMRRGIEIRESYWNDTLHRISTHNQQLLILLLGKLANKPAAPAPDAEAVAAGTKR
- the gyrA gene encoding DNA gyrase subunit A — protein: MSVSEQFKPAFLEDVVGDRFGRYSKYIIQDRAIPDVRDGLKPVQRRILYAMYESGNTPDKPYRKSAKTVGDVMGNYHPHGDASIYDGMVRMAQPWKMGHVLVDGHGNWGSQDDDPAAAMRYTEARLSSIAMELLRDIEKDTVQFRPNFDNTDKEPSVLPARFPNLLVNGVSGISSGFATEIPTHNLREIIDACTALIDKPGMELDDLMQIVHGPDFPTGGIIMGEDGIRDAYRTGRGRIYIRAKTEIEDIRGGKQQIVITEIPYQVVKARLVTSMENIRLEKKVDGIAEVRDESGRDGLRIVVELKKDADANGILNYLLKKTDLQIVYNFNMVAIVNKAPQQLGLKPMLEQYISHQKEVVTNRTRYDLNKLEDRAHVLEGLVKALDILDDVIATIKGSKNRQDAQANLMDKYGFTERQADAILTLQLYRLTNLELTALTKELDDIQKKITEFRAILDNERKLLSVIKKELNEIRNKYGIDRRSVIQGEVEEIKVNLEVIVNAEDVIVTLSNEGYIKRTSLLSFTRSGGEWEGSGVKEGDYIRQVFEVNTLDRLLLFTQRGQYFSLPVHLLPEFKWKDNGTAIVNVIPIGKEDRIVSVIPVKSFADEHSSLLFVTKRGQVKRTLLKEYETNRSGAIAACKVAKSDEVMTVLPSDGSHDLMLVTKLGMSIRFAEEEVSLMGRAAGGVRGIQLKEDDDVAAALQVMGDEGEITVISDLGWGKRSLLLDYPTQGRGGKGIATFEFKEGKRVKPNGTRLIGAFFSKTAYPITFITDAGHAHTLLTEQAPLMDRKAQGRSLVPMDKGEEITAAVVIVPRGD